CCCCGGCCTGTCGAGCCACTGGGTGGGGCTGGTCACCCCGGTCCCGGCGGCCCTGGCCCGCCCGCTGGTGGAGTCGCTGCGCAACGAGGCCGTCTGTGGCGAGCACGACATCGCCCGTTACGTCGAGGACCCGCCCGGCGGCCTGGTCGGGCTGAGGCGGGCGGTCGAACTCGCCCTCCAGCGCGTCAAGGAGGCCAAGGTCCTCACCCGCTGGTCCTCGGCCTCCACCCCCGGCGCGCCGAGTGACCCGCTGCCCACCGACCCCGACTGGGCGGGCGGCAGCCTGTACGTGGACGCGAGGGCCCGCCGGGTCGACACCTCACCGGAGGCTCTGTGGGCGGTTGTCGAGGCGGTCGGCGGAGAGGTGGGCTGGTACTCCCTGCCCCTGGCCTGGAGCCTGCGCGGCCTCCTCGACCGGCTGGTCGGCGGCGTGGGCCTGCGCAGGGGGCGTCGCGACCCCCGGCGGCTCAGGGTGGGCGACTCGGTCGACTTCTGGCGGGTCGAGGAGGTCGAGCCGGGACGCCTGCTGCGGCTGCGCGCGGAGATGCGCCTGCCCGGTCTCGCCTGGCTGGAGATGCGGGTGCTCACCCACCGGGGAGAGACCGTCTACGGCCAGCGGGCGATCTTCCATCCCCGCGGCCTGGCCGGGCACCTCTACTGGTGGTCGGTCGCGCCCTTCCACAGCCTGATCTTCGGGCCGATGCTGCGCAACGTGGCGACGACCGCCGAACGCGGCGTCTCGACAGGGGTCCGGGCGTCCCCGGACGCCGCCCCGCCCGCCCGGGGTGACTTCGGGGACGGCGGAGCGAAGGACGCCGTCCGCGCGAGGCCGTCCGTCACCTCGGCGCGACCGCCGGGCGGCGGTCCCGGGGACGGTGAGGTGGGGGGCGCCGGCCGCACCTGACCGCCGGACCGTCCCACCGGACCGTCCCACCGGACCGTCCCACCGGACCGTCCCACCGGGCCGTCCCACCGGGCCGTCCGCCGGCCGCATCCGACCGCCGGGCCGTCCGCCGGCCGCATCCGACCGCCGGGCCGTCCGCCGGCCGCGCCCGTCCACCGGGCCGTCCGCCGTCTCACCGCTCGTCGTCGGGGGCGACGAGGACGTCGACGATGTCCTCGTACATGAGCCCCTTGTGGGCGAACTGTCCCGCCACCGCGAGCTCCGCCAGGCCGTGGGCGGTCGCGAGCAAAGCCATCACCCGTGCCTTGTGCGCCGGGCCCTCCCAGGGGCCTCCCAGGCCGAGCGCGGTCATCACCTGGTCGATCGCCGTCTCCAGCTCCGGGTGGCTGCCCGCGAGGAACTCCGAGGCGAACACCAGCCGGTACTCCTCAGGGTGCGCCGCGGCGTACTCGACGTAGCTCAGGTAGAAGGCCCGCAGCCGGTCGCGCGGGCCCGCCCCCTCCCCGATCGCCCCGGCGATGTGCGCGGTGAGGTCGGCGAGGACCCGGACGGCGAGCGCCGCCAGCAGCGCGGTCTTGTCGGCGAAGTGCCGGTAGGGGGCCGTACGGGACAGGCCGGCCAGGTCGCCGACGGCGCGCAGCGTCACGGCGTCGAGGCCCTCCTCGCGCAGCAGTCTCAGCGCGCTCTCGACCAGGCGGGTCCTGGTGTCGTCCACCATGTGGGTCCCTTCCCCGGCATCCCGTGTTGACAACGTCAACGTACCTGGTTGACACTGTCAACGTGATGTTGACGACGT
This region of Streptosporangium sp. NBC_01495 genomic DNA includes:
- a CDS encoding SDR family oxidoreductase is translated as MRCLVTGATGYIGGRLVPELLDAGHEVRCMVRSAGRLRDQPWASRVEVAQADASDAEQAAGALEGVEVVYYLIHTMGGGSDFAAADREAATTFAAACERAGVRRVVYLGGLVPDERHSYPGGPAPDERLSPHMSSRVEVGEIFLSSSVPAVVLRAAVIIGSGSASFEMLRHLTERLPVMTTPRWVGTRTQPIAIRDVLRYLVAWASIEEEVNRSFDIGGPDVLTYADMMRAYAEVAGLPPRLIIPVPLLSPGLSSHWVGLVTPVPAALARPLVESLRNEAVCGEHDIARYVEDPPGGLVGLRRAVELALQRVKEAKVLTRWSSASTPGAPSDPLPTDPDWAGGSLYVDARARRVDTSPEALWAVVEAVGGEVGWYSLPLAWSLRGLLDRLVGGVGLRRGRRDPRRLRVGDSVDFWRVEEVEPGRLLRLRAEMRLPGLAWLEMRVLTHRGETVYGQRAIFHPRGLAGHLYWWSVAPFHSLIFGPMLRNVATTAERGVSTGVRASPDAAPPARGDFGDGGAKDAVRARPSVTSARPPGGGPGDGEVGGAGRT
- a CDS encoding TetR/AcrR family transcriptional regulator, whose product is MVDDTRTRLVESALRLLREEGLDAVTLRAVGDLAGLSRTAPYRHFADKTALLAALAVRVLADLTAHIAGAIGEGAGPRDRLRAFYLSYVEYAAAHPEEYRLVFASEFLAGSHPELETAIDQVMTALGLGGPWEGPAHKARVMALLATAHGLAELAVAGQFAHKGLMYEDIVDVLVAPDDER